In Vitis vinifera cultivar Pinot Noir 40024 chromosome 4, ASM3070453v1, the genomic window CAGATTCTATTATTAGCTGGTTGTTAAGCTGATTAGTTTGGTTATTAGTTATATTGTTATcctttgtatattatatataccatTCATAATGAATAGAAAGATATCTCTTTAGCTCAAATATACAAAGTTGTTATTCTGTTAAGTATCTAAATCAAAATTCAGAAAGACATTATACGTacactataagaaaaaagggaaatgatGACACTTTTTTAAGTGTTAAGAAAGATAAAAGATGACCCTTTCCTAAATTCAAAGATAAAATTGTAACGCAAGACGTTGGAATTGGCTAAAGGCACGAAACACGTGTACAAAATCATGCATGTAACATCAAGTGAATccacccaccaaggatgaaaTTGAGAGGCACAAAACCTTtacttataataaaaaaaatggaaaaattattcttttcattGAAATAATGAAGAACTAGTATGCAAGTAAGGTTCATATATAAAACATGACCTTCACTCCCAACTAAGCAAAGGAGGTGTCTCACACGGGGACGGCATGACCCATTCCAAACAGATACCAAGTAATGGCATGCACATGGGTGGCATCGACCGGAAAGTCGGCACCGCCCGGGCCACACTGACTGGTCAATGAATCTCTTTAGATTATTAGGCTTCAAAATTTTAACCCCTTCCCATCCAACAAATATCAGTTGCCCATTCGATCTACgtacttctttttgtttttgtttttgtcttgAGCTGATTTTATGATGAATAAAACTGTCTCTGGCTTTACCTTTGGAATTCTCATCAGCGGTTTACCTAATTAACAAAGAGCGGTTGACTTTGAAGTATACAAGTATATCTTCTTCATACATCTCATATGCAGGTATATCTTCTTcatacatcatatatatatatatatatatatatatatagaagattcATCAAACCCGtctttcaaattcttttatttcctgcAGGATGTCTACCTCTCCACATGAACTACACCTCCAATTATTGGCCTTGCTCTTCATATTAGCAGGGCTTGTTCATATCTGTTCAGGAGATGTTGGCACAGCAGGCCAATATGCTCCCCCATATCTGCGTTGAGTAGCATGAAAATCAGAAAGACCCATAACTGTAATTCAAAGCTTCCAAActgacacttttttttttttttttaaatctggGATGGATACAGCAACTGCCTGCTATGGAAACGATGTGTCTGAGTTCCCATCAAGCAACTTCTTCGCGTCGGCCGGAGAGGGGATATGGGACAATGGGGCAGCTTGTGGGAGGCAGTACCTGGTGAGGTGCATAAGCGCAGTGGTGCCCATGACATGCATAGCAGGGCAGACCATTCAGATTAAGATCGTTGATAGAGCGGTTACATCGGTGTCTAGGCCTTCAAGGAATGGTGCAACCATGGTGCTTTCCACCACTGCATTTGGGGCTGTGGCTAATGCTTCTGCATCATCCATTAACATAGAGTTTCAACAGTATGTCTCTCTTGGCCTATCTCTTCATTCTTTAGCCCCTCAACAGCTTCTTTTAGTTACTTTTGTGCTAACTCTTTTTTCATTCtgctattttcatttttgggaTGGGTTTTCGGGTTTCTGGTTTTCTTTAAGCAACACCAAAAAATTTTCcccaacattttttaaaaacttgtaCATATTAATTCACCTTCCCTgaggttttaattaaatatatccAACCTCcgtaagtttgaaattttatcaaatatctttcttattttggaGGGAAGGCCAGtgaaaattataaatgagaATGATAAGGGAGGTGTTTGatagaatttgaaatcaatgaGAGCTAAGTATATTTAGATAAAACTTTACGGGAgatgaataaaattaacccaatataaatatttgaatatgtTTATATGTGAATAATAATCTTACTTAAAAAGACGTTTTACTAAGCACAATATAAGCAATGATATTTGTTGGTGTGACATTACTAATCCAGATGAAGGAAGAAACATTTTTGGTCCATACCgcttttattagtattttttccattaaaaaatcatttaatgaTTAGAAATAAATAGAAGAATGTGTTATATAATGAATAAGTgatttttccaataaaaaaaaaaaaaaaagaagaagaagaagaaaacacctatcttataaatgattttttaaaatttacttcTAAGTAATTCTTTAAGTTTTTAATAGTGATTTATAGAAGTTTGTTcaatacttatttttataataaaacatcTTTTGGCGTTAGAAAACACTTCtatctttctcaaaatcattcGTACATTTTAATCAAACTCGATGATCTTCATATATCatttaatgatataaatattttcatgtaATACTCTTTACATTTTTGGGTTAGTCTTTTGATAAGGCTAGAAGTCTTAGCTTGAAAAGGTTTTTTCGGGTTATTCATTATGAGTATTTAGCTTTTTTTGgttaaaggggaaaaaaaatatactttcaTACGTTGATCCTTTGTATCAGAGTCAGCAACATAATCTATTACCATTCTTcactttctttttggttgatttaaagaaaataaaaagatcaaTACTCTAATAAATCTAGCTTAACACTACAAAAACCAAGAGATCAGTTACTATCATTTACCTAAAAGTGACCTATTAGTTATCCTCCACATCGTGTAGGATGCCCCTAATGTACTAGCATTTACAAGCATTAGTCTTGAAATCCCTTTTGAAGTTTGTAAGTGGTAAAATGTTAAGTTAGCATAGTATGAGATCTACATTGTTATCCAGggtacaaacaaataaaatcaagataaaagatataaacaaataagacTATAAGGTACAAATCATGAGACCTAGCATCGTTTGATTGATGATGcctttttttgttataaaaataaaagggaatTATTTGATATTGTAGATGAAGTTTTTTACCACTTCTCCTCTGTTCCTCATGacatcaatattttatttttcacatacAGGGTCTGAATCGGACAACGCAACTCATTCTTAACGTTGTGGAAGGGGAAAGGGTCTGAATCGGACAATGGAACTCATTTATAACGTTGTGGAAGAGGCAACTGACCTTCTGTTTCTAGAACCTCATATGGAGAAATGTCAATGCCTTGAGTGGTCCGCCATTGATTTATTGGAAGGATAGAATGCCTTTCTGAATGTTCAGCACCTAATAAATTGAATAGgatttaattctatttatttttctgatggactttctctCCTGTGTGGTGCAAATTCAATACCTGCCTCATTCTTGATTATTGCTGCCATATTAATGTTCCTGAAAACGTGTTTTTCTAGAAACCATCTTCTCAAAACACCTAAAACATAgggttttgaaaaatgaaatgtttTGAGATCActgagggagagagagagagagagagagagagatttggGCACTTAAGCATCATGATTTGGGCAACCCCAAAGGATAAAGCCCTGTTTGGATTAACTAATACTCTAAAAATTGTCTCTTTGACTATGGCGATAGTTATTGTTTCATGCCTTcgacatgaaaattttaagaagGAAAGACGAGAGAGGAGACATGGAATCCGGAAAGTACATGCATAAAGACACAAATTCATATCCCTGAAATAAGTTTCCAATCAGCAAGTGGACCAAACACCATAACCCATACCAATAAGTTGGTACACCCATCAACAAATCGGGTTGAAGAAAACTACAAGTAGACACAACAAATCATGCAAAAGTAAGAGAAAATTGAAGCTGGTGGGGCAGTGAACATGGGAGAGAGTGAACAACTCCACTACCTCCGGCAAAAATACATTGAACCAGGGACTGTTGGTCAAGTAGTTCCAAACCAGGAAAGATTTAAGACATAAATCAAGCATAAGACTAACAAATAAAACAAGCATTAAAATGATTAAGTATTAGCAACTTCAGTACTGGGAACGTGGCTCCATGTTACTCTGATTGACAATCCAGATAATATGGTATCGAAGTTTCTGTCTTTATGGAAGTTCAGGCATGAGATACAAACAAAAAGTCTTCAAGGGTTTTATTCTAGCCATACTCCAAGTCTCATTTTGAAGGGTCAACTGATTGCCATATATTACCGACTACTATGCTATTGCCATATTCTTAATTGAATCGTTGTCAACCTGTAGGTGCCCTACTGTTTTACATTGTGTACAAGCATATCCTAGTCTAAACTTCTAGAGAAGATAAACtagtcaaataataataatatggttTCTCTACCAAAAAAAACGAATATGTCAACACAGTTGGATAATCTATTAGCTCAACTTAATTATTATGGAAAACAAAATTCAGTTTTTCTAATTCAATTGGTATAAATCCTTTAGGCAAGTAGCTGGGTGAACATAAAATTATGCAGAGGTAAAAAGGAAACTAGATgcatataaatttgaaatgcGGAAAATATAATTGACAACAGATGGGCAGATGTTTTCCAGCAACTAAAATTTCGTGAGGCGAGTGTGAAACAGAGTCAAGTCCTTTTCGGGGATGGAAGATAACTATTTTATCCTTTTACAAGTTTAAAGTACAAAACACAAGCAATAGGAAGTGTTTACTTCCACAGCTTCCGCAAGGACATGTTTTTCTCTGTCTCCTTTTTCATCACCTTTGCCACTGCCATCTCAAAATCTTCTTGTGTCACATGTACTCTCCTCTCCCTTAGAGCAAACATTCCAGCTTCTGTGCATACCGCCTGCAAAcaattatataaaagtttagTTAGACATGCTTGATGTTAGAAGACAAAACAGATAACCGACCGCACTTGATATGATGAAGAATAAGGACTTAGTCCCACTTATGGACACACATGCAACTTTGTCCGGTGTATCTGAGAACGGAACCAAGCCATTGGTTAATTCAGTGTGGGCCTGCATTAAGATATTAACTAACTTGAACTTTGTGCTCCTGGTTCATTGATCACTTAAACTGAaccaactctgggtcatgataATGACCTCATGAGTCATCGGTTTgaacttttccttcttttttttccgaAGGCAATGAAAGATGTATTAAAGGAGCCTATGGAAAAAAGGGGAGCACCTATGTCCACAAGGAGTATATAAGGGGGGAGCCACCCAGACAAAAAAGACGTGGcaccaagcataaaaacaaactAAAAGCTGCTATCTACAATTAGGTCATCCATAAAGTCCAATAGAGAAGCACAATCCCTTCCCAACAATATTCCAAACCAATCCATAGGAGACATGACAACAGATTCTTTTAGGTTCAGGTTGTTGAACTCTACCCTATCAAAGAtccttctatttctttcctgccacacacaacaaaacaaacaaagaggGGCCATACTCCACACCCTCCTATGCCCTTTGTCCATGAGCTTCACCTTCCAACCCAGGAGGAGCTCTTTCACAGATTCTGGAAATTCCCACTGAAGCCCAAAGATTGCTAACATGTCCCACATCTTTTTGGTTCTTTTGCATTGGTTCAAAAAAATATCTTAGTTTTTAAAGTTACACTTGCAGTGATGGCATGTAGCAAACAGTAGAGAGTTCTGTTTTATGAAGACAGGTCTATGTTCTCCTGACCAAACTGAAGAGAAACAGAGTATAATAGACCAGATATTTTCTAAAGAGGTTACCAACCATGCATACTAGTATACATCAGCTGGACAAGATGAATTTCCTATCCCTCTTCTAAACATTCCCTCCTTTGCATTGTGTCTTGGACCAAGTTGTAAGGTTGTCTGAAGTGGCCTGGCCACTAAGTTTCACCAACTAAACCTAAAATTTATAGTGAAACAGAATATGAAGGTTGGTTTGAGTTTTTTTACCCTGGCTTGGTTTTGGGTTATACATTTGTGAACTGACCAATCTAGAGTAGGCTATAAATTAAACGGATTTGCGAATGCCAATGCTAATATACATGAATTAAATGAGAAGGAAGAATCATGGACCATCATAAGCAAGTCTCTCAAAACCAAAGAGCAAAACAGGAGACCATTCAGATAGAGTAACTGTACGCATGACTGATTAATATACCTTAAGCTCTGCACCAGATGCACCATTCATCTTCTCTGCTATCTTCTTCAGATCAATCCCACGCATTAAGTTCATTTTTCTTGAGtggattttcaaaatatcaaagcGGGactgaaaaaaaagaaaaaaaaaaatcagcatgTGCTTCACCTTTgcagttgataaaaaaaaatgccataTCAGAATGAATATCGAATTTATAATCATAACTTAAAAGAGCATCACTTCAAAATGATTTCTTGCATCTTCATATGACTTCAGTCCATCTAAGCccttgaggcttggctcaagtggtaaagggttgtTATGGGTTtatgggaggttccaggttcaaatCCCAATggggaccaaaaaaaaaatctattaaaaaaatggcTTCAGTTCATTTAATAATCCACAGTTAATGAACTTGTTTTTTGGGTAAGTTTTACAAATTCActagttttattttttgataggtaaagataaTTCATTAAGAGCCAAAAGGCTAGAGAAAGGGTATACACGGAGTATACCAAGATACAAGGaggcaaaaaacaaaaagataaacaAGTTTGACCCTTACTTGGTGGCTAGCCAGTCTACAAAATCTATcaagagagagagtgtgttcctctatatacaccctagcccaaatcacaaaagtgtacaaaaaaatggattgaATAACTTGGTCATTCCTCTCAATATCATCGAAGGCCctcctattcctttctttctaaATGGTCCACATTAGGCAGAGGGGGGTagctctccaagctttctcccttttcttgccCACGAAGGATCCATGCCATCCAAGGAGGTTCCTTTTCACagaggagtgcatcacccattgcaccccaaaaagggagaagatcATAAGCCATAACATTCACTCGTTTTATGGATTGAAAGCAGTTGTGAAACCTCAGAATACCACTGTTCCCACATTTAATGGAACAAAAACAAGCTTGAGCTTTTAGCTTAAGTTATCAGGAGGTTCagaactttaatattttttttttatttttttataggaaacacaaatatatatattgatagaaaaagaagtacaaaagaaggatgaggaatcctcccaccaaagataaaactaaacaacacaaTAAAAGGAACTTTAATAATATTGACCATAACTCATTGTAGACCAAAGGCTTTTTCCCCTCAGAGGTTCAAAGTTGAGCGAAGTAAGATTGATGAATCAAGATACTTTCAAAAGCTCACTTAGTAAGTGTTATGAAACTGCCAAATACCATCCAAACAAGTATTTCTAAgtatttctaaaatcatttatgAATATTTATGAATAATATTGACCATAACTCATTGTAGACCAAAGGTTTTTTCCCCTCAGAGGTCAAAGTTGAGCAAAGTAAGATTGGTGAATCAAGATACTTTCAAAAGCTCACTTAGTAAGTGTTATGAAACTGCCAAATACCAGCCAAACatttatgaatatttatatggcatccataaaatcttttaattatGAATCAGAATGTTAAAACCCCAAAAAACAAGTATTTCTAAGACAGGAGTTACAAAGACAAAACACAGGCACCTCTAAATAGATGTGGAAAAACAAACAAGAGCTGAAGCAAATTTTCATCTCGTAAGTGCATTAATTGAATACGGTAATGAAGAAATATACCTCTTCGTTGGGATTTGGGAACTCAATCTTCCTGTCAATTCGTCCAGGCCTAAGGAGGGCTTGATCCAAAATATCAATGCGATTTGTAGCCATCAAAACCTGTAATAAATGGTCATCTCATACAATAGTTATTTACAGAGACAAAATTTAACTTACTACCAACGAAGAGAAATTATTGAGGAGTACCTTGATCTTGTTTGAGGCTTCAAATCCATCCAGTTGATTGAGAAGCTCCAACATAGTTCGCTGCACTTCACTATCACCATTTCCAGTTCCAGATTCCATTCGAGCAGATCCAATACTGTCAATTTCATCCATGAAGATGATTGATGGAGCATGCTCCCTGTAATAAAGCAGCAGAGAAGAGACCATAAGGACAAGATAAAAGGgagatttaaaacaaaattcaataACCCAGGAAAAAAATGTGACTCTAAACAATTACCCAGGAGAggtaacatataaaatattatcttatgAGTGAAAAATAAATCCTCTAGGTGTATCACAAGTCATGGTTTCCACTAAAGATATTAAACAAACCTTGCCATAACAAACAGTTCTCTAACCATTCGAGACCCTTCACCAATATACTTCTGAACTAACTCAGAGCCAGAAACCCTTATAAAGGTACAGTCAGTGTGATGAGCCACTGCCCTTGCAAGAAGTGTTTTCCCTGTACCAGGAGGACCATAAAGCAGGACTCCCTATTAACACATAAAAATAGACTATTAGAACCGAGTTTTAATGACTTCCAAACAGTTGCAGCTAGTCAAACAAATTAGAAGTTGCTATGGAGGAAATAACTGtttgaacaaaaacaaacaacacaaTTTAGCTCTGCTTCCAGGACTCAGTCATtcttaatgtttaaaaataaaaaaaattaaaaaaattggaatattaAATTAGGCCAAAGAATCCATGCAACGGGatccaataaaataactttaactttcaaaaaatttccTCACAAAAAGGTGGAAAATAGTTAATTGGAGGTTCTTGGTTCAGGCAAGGTCAAAATTCAGGAAAGATTTTGATGTTCCAAAAGAATTAGCAAAGTGTAGATACATGAAAATAATGCCAACAATGATAATACAATAAAAGCATCTTTGATTGGGCTATTTCAAAAACAAGGTGTAAGTCCTTCGAGACATGAATAAGATACACATGATGTAACTACAAATAAAGGAAGTACCTTTGGTTGAGCTATACCAAGACTTTCAAATAATTCAGGATGCTTGATTGGAAGCTCAATAACCTGAAGGGTTTAAGACAGCATAAGACAGAAGGATTTCaaccaaaacaaataaatcagAAGAAGCTCTCATATAGCTAACCTCCTTTATCTCTTTGATTTGCTGATCAAGACCACCAATCATATCATATGTAGAATCCGGAACTTTTTCAACTTTCATAAGGTTTACCAGTGGATCTACTTTACTGGGCAATATCAAGTGAAGCACATAGCTGTCATTGCGAAGAGCAACTCGGGTTGAAGGTGTGATCTTAGTGATGTCTATGTTCTTATCAATATCAACAACATACTTCCCTTCTGGATGAAcctaaaaagaaggaaaatattatcAGCCAAATCATCTGAACTCACATTTCATACATCACAACATTGTTAAATTCAGCCgtaaaagaaaatggtagagAAATTCAGTACACACAAAGCCACATAGAAACAAAAGTTGGACTGAAAGTAAAAAGAGTCTGTAATCATAATAAATTCCAGAGTTTTGAATACTTATTTTctacaaattaatatttttgaccCAATTCCCGTGGTTCTTTAATAGAAAAGTTCACTATCCGGTGCTACGTattcttgattatttttttgatcCCTACTAAGAATTTGTTAGACTTAAACGTCTACTTCTTCCATCCCATTAAGGTTGTCCTTTTTTGCCTTTTCATTGTCCTGGAAGgcatagagattttttttttttgatagataaacacagaataattatattaaaaagaggGAAGCAAGAAGGCAACCcgaagcatacaggaagtatacacgagaagccccaaaaacaaaaagcacAAGGAAGCATACACTCACCAACCCTCAattagaacccaaccaatctacaaaattaattaaggagTGGGGCTCTCCATCTAAACAAGACTTAGTCCAAGAGAAAAGATTACAAACGAAGGAGgttttcaatctttggatcgACAAAGCCTCATTATCAAAagctatcctatttctttctttccacatcgtccaaaataaacaaaggggGGCTACCCGCCAAATCTTCCCACGCTTCTTGTCTACAAAGGAATCGGACCAACCAAGGAGAGTGTCTTTAACTGTGAGCTGAAGGACCCAATTAACCCTAAACATCGTAAACATAAGATTCCACAACACCTTCGCCTTGGGGCAATGAATAAGGATGTGGTTAATTGTCTCctcatcatcacaacataagAAGCATCTGTTTGCTAGAGAccaacccctccttttgagATGATCTTGGGTTAAGACCTTcccccaagaagcttcccaagcaaaaaaacccaccttaGTAGGCACGCAAGGGCTCCATATGATTCTCCACGGAAACGGGATTGCACCACCAGAATCCAGAGTATTGTAAAGGGATTTTACAGAGAAAATCCCATTCTTAGAAGCATTCCACACCACTCTATCCTCCATCCCAACATTGAGCCTCTTTCCTTAAAGGACCGAAAGGAGACTCGCCACCGCCTCctgctcccaatcattaaaagacCTAGAAAAACAAGGATACCATCCCCCCGCATCCCCCATATAATCCCAACAATCCTCTACCCACGCATCTTGGGATACCGCAAAGGCAAACAGAGAAGGAAAAGCCTCACATAGGGG contains:
- the LOC100259398 gene encoding EG45-like domain containing protein; protein product: MSTSPHELHLQLLALLFILAGLVHICSGDVGTAGQYAPPYLPTACYGNDVSEFPSSNFFASAGEGIWDNGAACGRQYLVRCISAVVPMTCIAGQTIQIKIVDRAVTSVSRPSRNGATMVLSTTAFGAVANASASSINIEFQQV
- the LOC100254376 gene encoding 26S proteasome regulatory subunit 8 homolog A; amino-acid sequence: MATAVTELSQSGPAMVGEVCTAKTTSSKQGDGLRQYYLQHIHDLQLQVRQKSHNLNRLEAQRNDLNSRVRMLREELQLLQEPGSYVGEVVKVMGKSKVLVKVHPEGKYVVDIDKNIDITKITPSTRVALRNDSYVLHLILPSKVDPLVNLMKVEKVPDSTYDMIGGLDQQIKEIKEVIELPIKHPELFESLGIAQPKGVLLYGPPGTGKTLLARAVAHHTDCTFIRVSGSELVQKYIGEGSRMVRELFVMAREHAPSIIFMDEIDSIGSARMESGTGNGDSEVQRTMLELLNQLDGFEASNKIKVLMATNRIDILDQALLRPGRIDRKIEFPNPNEESRFDILKIHSRKMNLMRGIDLKKIAEKMNGASGAELKAVCTEAGMFALRERRVHVTQEDFEMAVAKVMKKETEKNMSLRKLWK